The nucleotide sequence GAACGGCTATGCCCTGGGCGGCGGCTGCGAGCTGGCGCTGGCCTGCCATCTGCGCGTGGCGGCCGACACGGCGGTGCTGGGGCTGCCGGAGGTCACCCTGGGCGTGATCCCGGGCTACGGGGGCACGCAGCGGCTGCCGCGGCTGATCGGGCCGGGGCGGGCGCTGGATCTCATCCTCACGGGGCGCATGGTGAAGGCGCCGGAGGCGCTGGAGCTGGGCCTGGTGAACCGCGTGGTGCCGGCGGCGGAGCTGCTGGACGCCGTGCAGGCCCTGGCGGCCAAGCTCCAGGCCGTGGGCCCCCTGGCCCAGCGGGCGGCGCTGGAGGCCGTGCGGGAGGGCCTGCAGGGCACGCTGACCGAGGGCCTGGCCGTGGAGGCCCGGCTCTTCGGGGGGCTCTGTGACACGGCCGACATGGTGGAGGGTACGGCGGCCTTCCTCGAGAAGCGGAAAGCGGCGTTTACCGGCAAGTGAGGGGCGGCGGGCCGGCCTTGACCCAAGCCCTTGCAAGACCTT is from Candidatus Latescibacterota bacterium and encodes:
- a CDS encoding enoyl-CoA hydratase/isomerase family protein → MPFENLELRHEGALSWLTVQRPKALNALNAELLAELGEALDQLEARAASGETRVLAVTGAGEKAFVAGADIGEIAPLRGAAGRTFAERGQAIFSRVENLPVPVIAAVNGYALGGGCELALACHLRVAADTAVLGLPEVTLGVIPGYGGTQRLPRLIGPGRALDLILTGRMVKAPEALELGLVNRVVPAAELLDAVQALAAKLQAVGPLAQRAALEAVREGLQGTLTEGLAVEARLFGGLCDTADMVEGTAAFLEKRKAAFTGK